ACCCTTCTATTTTATAGGATTGTATCTGCTCTGATATAGGCTGAAATGCTAGTACAATACCTGTTATTGTTGCTAGAAATACAAAGACAAAAGAAGCTATAGCTAATGTTAGGTGACTATACCTCCAAATAGAAATGGTCATAAATAAATTTTAATTTGGCATTAAACGCACGTAACGTATAAATCCGGTCCCTTCTGTTTTACTTTTTACGCTTTCTGATGTTAGTACAAACTCTACATCTTTAGTGTAATATTCTTGATCCTCTACTGCAGATTCAAAGCGAATACTATAGCCTGTATCAATTTTAGAATCTTCAATTTGAATGACGCTTATAGCGCGTTCTCCTCCAGAAATAGTAGCGCCAGTTAAAGCGTCAATATCGGCTCTTACTTTACCTTGAAATTTCCACCATTCTGTGATGTCATGATACCACTCTTCATCATCACCTTGGACGTATAACGTTTTTTCGTAGTCGCCATCAGGATTAATTAATGAAATAGCGACATAAGCGCCTTCTCCGCTGTAATTAGTCATCTGCACCATACATTTATACTTGGATGACGTTGTAAGGTTTGTAAAAGAAAACAAACTGATACAAAGGACTGTTAGGCTAAAAATTAGTTTAATGTTTTTCATTTAAAGTTCTATTTTAAAAAATCTAAAGCGACTTGATTACTCATTAAAATTTCGTTTTCTGATGCTAAATCAAAAACACTCTCATCAAAGCTAGTCTTAATTGTTTTATCTGCTCCGATTGACAATAAATATCTAATAATTGTAGTATTAGTCCCTTTCATTGCTGCTAAATGTAAAGCTGTGTAACCTTCTTTGTTAACCGTATTTACATCAACCTCAAATTGATTGATTTGTTTTAAAAAGTCAATATCGTTTTTATCTAAAGCGACATGAAGTAACGTATTTCCATTGTTTTGAGGTGTTGTAAAATCAAACCCATTACTTTCTAAAAGTTGTAATTTGTTTTTAAAATTAGTCTCATCTCTAGGTGTATAAGATTCGATTAAATAATACGCTAAATTATTACCATTACTATCAACATTAGCTGTCTTTGCGCCTTTCGCTAATAATAATTTTACAACCTCATGACTATTATTTTGAATCGCTAACATTAATGCAGACTGTCCTTTTTTATTGGTATAGTCAATAGCTTTTACTTGTTCTAAAAGTGCTGTAACAATTTTAACATCATTACCTCGTGCTGCATTTAAAAATGGTGTGTTTCCATTTTTATCTGCGTCGTTTACAGCATTACCTTTTTCAATAAAATAATTAATAACCTCTAAGTCTTTATTTCTAGAAGCTACATTATGTAATGGTGTAATACCCTCTGCTGTTTTAGTTTTTGGGTTTAAACCAACACTTTCTAAGTAGTTGTAAACCTCTAATCCATTCGTTTTACCTCTAGTCCCCTGACTCGCGAATATAAACGCTTGATCGGTTCCTTTTTTACCCTCTTTAATTAGTCCTTTAAGCAATTCTAAATTACCAGTTTTAGCCACGTAATTAAAAATTCCGTTGCCGTTATTATCAACACTTTTATCACTTAAACCTTTATAAATAAAATAGCCCGTTAACCTAATATCATTAGGTGCTGCCAATAATAAAGCATTAGCACCATCATGATTAACATCGTTTTTTAAGTCAGCGCCATTTGCAATACAAATGTCATATACTTTAGTATTGGTTTGTCCTGCATTTGCAGCAAAATTTAAAGCGGTTAAACCGTGATCATCCAAAATATCTGTCTTAGCACCTTTACTAATTAAGTATTCCATTATTTTATCGTTACCAGCATACGCTGCCCAAAAAATATACGTACGTCCATCATGCGTTAATTTGTTAACATCATTCCCTTTTAAAGACACTAGATACTCTAACACCTCATTTGGTGCCGACTGCAAAATAGCATACACAACAGGATCAAAATTATTATCATTTAACTCGGATGGATTATTGCCGGCATCAATTTGTGCTTTAACCGCATCGATAGTTATTGTCGGATTCCAAAACCCTCTACTTAAAAACACATTATCTTGTGCACTGACTGATATACTTAATAGAAGTATACAAACTGTAATTATTTTTTTCATTTATTCTCTCTTTTACTTTTTAATAAAACGTTCAATTATAGGATCTATTTGCTCTGATGTCGAGTAATTTTCGTCATCAAATAAATATTTGAATAATACTTTATTATCCACTTTTGGTTCTAAAGCTAAATCTTGATGTCTTGCAAAAACAGACGCCCATTTAGTACGGACTTTAGCCCATTTTTCTTGTCCTTCTTTCCACCAGTCTTGCGCCGCTTGACATTTATTGTCATCAACCTTAACATACGTATTATATCCTTTCTCTTTGGCTAAAATAACATCTTCTTCTCCATTTTCTCTAATAATTTTCTCATTGTCTTGATCATGTACCCAACCATAGTCTGTTGTTTGGTGTCTATTACCTCTTAAAGTGATGTTATAATCACTTCTTTTAGTATATTCTCGTCTTGGTAAAGGTGCTGTTGTTGTATTTTCCCAAAAGCTTTTACCATCGACATGTACCCAAGTTGCAGACCCTTCGTAACGCGGACTATCATCCACCTGATATACTTTTTGCGTCCATTGGTTTTTTACCTCTTTTTTTGGTTTTGACACATACGTCCATTGGTTGTCGCCATTAAACATATAAAAATCTGTGTTTTCAAACAACCAATCTTGTCGCCAATGCTTTACAATATAAAGTGATTCAGGAGTTCCCACTTGTAATAAATGCTGAATTACAATTTCATCATCACTATCCTCTACCAATTGCGCCCATTCCAAACCTGAAGCAATCTTAGTTTCTGATGGTTTATACAAGGAATCTTTGCTATAGTTAAACGTCTCTGTAAAATTGAACGTCACCTCATAACAACCACACATGTTTTTTATGGCGTTTTGATCTTGTTTCTTCTTGTTTTGCGCATGTAACGATACAGAAAATGCTAAAAGTAATACTGGTAAAACTGCTAATTGCTTCATTTGTAATGATTTGGTTTTTTATTAAAAATAATACTGTTCTTATTTAGACTGAATTAAAATAACTTCTATATTTGCAGCAAATTTAATCAAGAATGATTCTAAATAAAAACTATTTAACGGTTTATTTTATATTTTTTTGTGTGGTAATACTTTCGGCACAAGAAAAGACTAAAAACACCACTAATATTGAAGTTTTAGAAGAAGTTATTATTACTGGAGAAAGTAATGTTATGTCTTTGAGTAAAAAACTATTTACAGTTAATACCATAAAGAGAAAAGACATTGAAAATGTAGCAGGAAATACATTAGCAGATGTACTATTTAATAACTTAAATATTTCCATTAACCCTGATGCATCAAGCGGCAAATCTACAGTTAGTTTATTTGGTTTAGATGGTCAATATGTAAAAATATTGATTGACGGAATACCAATTGTAAGTGATAATGGTGTTGGTAACAACATAGATATTACACAAATAAATTTAGATGATGTGGAACGCGTTGAAATTGTTGAAGGCTCAATGGGTGTTTTATATGGTGATAATGCAGTTGCTGGAGTTATCAATATTATTACAAAAAGAGGGTTGAAAAATAATGGTTGGGAGCTTCAACTAGCATTACAAGAAGAATCTGTAGGTAACGAATTTGATTTTTTTAATAAAGGAAGACATATCCAAAATTTTAAAATAACTAATCAAGTTAACGACAAATTATCCTATTCAATTGGTACCTCTAGAAACGATTTTTCAGGTTTTTACAATGATTATAAAGGCCAAAATTATGTAAACGTACAAGATGGCGCTGTTGTTAATGATGGTTTACGTGGTACAGAATGGAATCCTAAGGATCAAATTACGACCTCTTTAAACGTTGATTTAGATTTAGGTAAGCATAATTTCTTTTACAAATTACAGTATTTTAATGAAGATTTAGAAATCTATAACAGATCTGTTAATGGACGTTATGAAGACGGGCGACTTAACCCAACAGCTTTAGATAAAAACTACAGAACTAATAGATGGGTAAGTAATTTAAACGCATCTGGTAGCTTAATTGGTGACACCAAATATAATTTATCACTATCCTATCAAAATCAAAAACGAAATTATAAGGAGTATGTCTATAATATTTTAAACCAAAAAACAGAATCTATACAGACCGATGCTGTTAGTCAATCAAGTAACATTTGGTACTCTAAAGCTTTTGTAAATAATATTATACCAAATTCTGAAGTCTTTAATTTCCAATTAGGATATGAATTTACCAACCAATCTGGATATGATGCCATTGCTACAGGAAACTACTCTAGTGATGTAGTAAAAAATACGATAACAAATTATGAGTTATTTGGTATCACAGAGTTTAATGTAAACAAAAAATTATCTATAAATCCTGGAATTAGATTTACACATAGTTCACAGTTTAATAATCATCTTATTTGGTCATTATCTTCAACATATGATTTTACAGAAAAACTAAAATTAAAAGCTGTTGTTGGCTCTGCTTATAGAGCTCCTAATTTTGAAGAACTTTTCTTTTATTTTGTAGACTCTAACCATAATGTAAGAGGAAATCCTAATCTACAACCTGAAGATGGACTGTCAGTTTTTGTTAATCTAAAAGATAACTATAAAATTAATGAAGACGCTTATTTAAAAGCAGGGTTTAAT
This portion of the Olleya sp. Bg11-27 genome encodes:
- a CDS encoding DUF2271 domain-containing protein, which gives rise to MKNIKLIFSLTVLCISLFSFTNLTTSSKYKCMVQMTNYSGEGAYVAISLINPDGDYEKTLYVQGDDEEWYHDITEWWKFQGKVRADIDALTGATISGGERAISVIQIEDSKIDTGYSIRFESAVEDQEYYTKDVEFVLTSESVKSKTEGTGFIRYVRLMPN
- a CDS encoding ankyrin repeat domain-containing protein, with the protein product MKKIITVCILLLSISVSAQDNVFLSRGFWNPTITIDAVKAQIDAGNNPSELNDNNFDPVVYAILQSAPNEVLEYLVSLKGNDVNKLTHDGRTYIFWAAYAGNDKIMEYLISKGAKTDILDDHGLTALNFAANAGQTNTKVYDICIANGADLKNDVNHDGANALLLAAPNDIRLTGYFIYKGLSDKSVDNNGNGIFNYVAKTGNLELLKGLIKEGKKGTDQAFIFASQGTRGKTNGLEVYNYLESVGLNPKTKTAEGITPLHNVASRNKDLEVINYFIEKGNAVNDADKNGNTPFLNAARGNDVKIVTALLEQVKAIDYTNKKGQSALMLAIQNNSHEVVKLLLAKGAKTANVDSNGNNLAYYLIESYTPRDETNFKNKLQLLESNGFDFTTPQNNGNTLLHVALDKNDIDFLKQINQFEVDVNTVNKEGYTALHLAAMKGTNTTIIRYLLSIGADKTIKTSFDESVFDLASENEILMSNQVALDFLK
- a CDS encoding DUF6607 family protein, with the protein product MKQLAVLPVLLLAFSVSLHAQNKKKQDQNAIKNMCGCYEVTFNFTETFNYSKDSLYKPSETKIASGLEWAQLVEDSDDEIVIQHLLQVGTPESLYIVKHWRQDWLFENTDFYMFNGDNQWTYVSKPKKEVKNQWTQKVYQVDDSPRYEGSATWVHVDGKSFWENTTTAPLPRREYTKRSDYNITLRGNRHQTTDYGWVHDQDNEKIIRENGEEDVILAKEKGYNTYVKVDDNKCQAAQDWWKEGQEKWAKVRTKWASVFARHQDLALEPKVDNKVLFKYLFDDENYSTSEQIDPIIERFIKK
- a CDS encoding TonB-dependent receptor plug domain-containing protein, which encodes MILNKNYLTVYFIFFCVVILSAQEKTKNTTNIEVLEEVIITGESNVMSLSKKLFTVNTIKRKDIENVAGNTLADVLFNNLNISINPDASSGKSTVSLFGLDGQYVKILIDGIPIVSDNGVGNNIDITQINLDDVERVEIVEGSMGVLYGDNAVAGVINIITKRGLKNNGWELQLALQEESVGNEFDFFNKGRHIQNFKITNQVNDKLSYSIGTSRNDFSGFYNDYKGQNYVNVQDGAVVNDGLRGTEWNPKDQITTSLNVDLDLGKHNFFYKLQYFNEDLEIYNRSVNGRYEDGRLNPTALDKNYRTNRWVSNLNASGSLIGDTKYNLSLSYQNQKRNYKEYVYNILNQKTESIQTDAVSQSSNIWYSKAFVNNIIPNSEVFNFQLGYEFTNQSGYDAIATGNYSSDVVKNTITNYELFGITEFNVNKKLSINPGIRFTHSSQFNNHLIWSLSSTYDFTEKLKLKAVVGSAYRAPNFEELFFYFVDSNHNVRGNPNLQPEDGLSVFVNLKDNYKINEDAYLKAGFNTFYIELNDAIASVTSEDDNGSVLFTQDNIDYSKRLGFTLDNNFIYKNWNIGLGATYLGTTNAINKSLNNTSDYLWALNLQTSINYKIEKWNTNISSQLKYNGKTQGIFYDTNGELFIGETDAYTWLNLSLKTNITPKLSTTLGVRNLLDVVDINTGVSAGAHSSSTSTSRLIGNGRSFFLKLTYNLNFNTNKK